From a single Muntiacus reevesi chromosome 14, mMunRee1.1, whole genome shotgun sequence genomic region:
- the LOC136146721 gene encoding protein VCF2-like produces MLLELGTYSLDNKQKRRRNDNKEDNHHSLLSKRTKRNSIFQESQDASASSSSDNNRSSSINSPDRIIGPENSLNQIILKETQAILHPHMEDELLRSILAVEKLGTGWGQENL; encoded by the exons ATGCTATTGGAATTAGGAACATATTCATTGGACAATAagcagaaaagaagaaggaatgaTAATAAAGAAGATAATCACCATTCTCTCCTGTCCAAAAGGACTAAGAGAAACTCTATCTTCCAGGAGTCTCAAGAtgcaa GTGCATCTTCAAGCAGTGACAATAATAGGAGCAGCAGTATTAATTCCCCAGACAGAATAATTGGTCCAGAAAACAGCTTAAACCAGAtcattctgaaagagacac AAGCTATTCTCCATCCCCACATGGAAGATGAATTGCTACGGTCCATACTGGCAGTTGAGAAGTTGGGAACAGGCTGGGGCCAAGAGAACCTCTGA